One stretch of Halobacillus litoralis DNA includes these proteins:
- a CDS encoding YesL family protein has translation MKQSSGIRGGLYAVSEWISKFALTNLQWTVFNLPVALLLLSLLNVGDIQELWYLLPPLVLLLPFIFFPATTAMFAKARDWVRKDHKETADRSYLSYYKENYKNSMKAGIVLTILWSVLAADLYYFSTTSSLLMNLFLILVILLFVYTINTFSTLVHFNLKVGAALKKSVYAYVCQSGVVFDGCHQFGIHSGCQSVHLPANHPDLHRIHHRLSRFLRLLQAIFKTE, from the coding sequence ATGAAACAGTCATCAGGAATCAGAGGCGGATTATACGCCGTCAGCGAATGGATCAGTAAGTTCGCATTGACCAACTTGCAGTGGACCGTGTTCAATCTGCCTGTCGCACTATTATTATTGAGCTTATTGAACGTGGGAGACATACAGGAATTGTGGTATTTGCTGCCGCCGCTTGTCCTTTTGCTGCCTTTCATCTTTTTCCCCGCCACGACCGCCATGTTTGCAAAGGCGCGCGACTGGGTGAGGAAAGATCATAAAGAAACCGCTGATCGCTCTTACCTCAGCTATTACAAAGAGAATTACAAAAACAGCATGAAGGCTGGAATCGTTCTTACCATTCTGTGGAGTGTGCTCGCCGCCGATCTTTATTATTTTTCTACGACGAGTTCCTTGCTCATGAATCTGTTTCTTATCTTGGTAATCCTGCTTTTTGTTTACACGATTAACACATTCAGTACGCTCGTCCATTTTAATTTGAAAGTAGGAGCGGCGCTGAAAAAAAGCGTTTATGCTTACGTTTGTCAGTCCGGTGTTGTTTTTGACGGTTGCCATCAGTTCGGGATTCATTCTGGCTGTCAGTCTGTACATCTTCCCGCTAATCATCCCGATCTTCACCGGATCCATCATCGCCTTTCTCGCTTTCTCCGCCTACTACAGGCTATATTTAAAACTGAATAA
- a CDS encoding LCP family glycopolymer transferase — translation MERRELKKKKRRKRRRWKVLLFVVALIFLIGGVYLYTIYNEVRTTVNQDLHEDVTSIDTDQTKEKVDNKEPLNILLLGVDERENDVGRSDTMIVMTLDPSNDQMQMVSIPRDTYAEIAGDGRKTRINHAYAYGGSDMAVNTVENFLDIELDYYIRVNMEGLSQVVDAVNGITVNNDRAFSSGPFDFKKGEIKLDGREALAFVRMRKNDPNGDLGRNERQRQVIQGIIDKGARLDAVNKVGDVMDVLGDNVSTNMQFADMRRLATKYSSARKNSTTYQMEGENFRANGMYLINMPEEEIQKTHDMIVNFGSK, via the coding sequence ATGGAACGCAGGGAACTGAAGAAGAAGAAAAGGCGTAAACGTAGACGTTGGAAAGTCCTCCTATTTGTAGTTGCACTTATATTCTTAATCGGAGGCGTTTATTTATATACCATCTATAATGAAGTTCGTACGACGGTGAACCAGGATTTACACGAAGATGTAACGTCCATCGATACAGATCAAACCAAAGAAAAAGTAGATAATAAGGAACCGTTGAACATCCTCCTTCTCGGTGTCGATGAACGGGAGAATGACGTTGGTCGTTCCGATACAATGATTGTCATGACTCTTGATCCGAGTAATGACCAAATGCAGATGGTCAGTATCCCGCGGGATACGTATGCAGAGATTGCCGGGGACGGACGAAAGACACGAATCAACCATGCCTACGCCTACGGGGGTAGTGACATGGCCGTAAATACAGTCGAAAACTTCCTTGATATTGAGTTGGATTACTACATCAGAGTCAATATGGAAGGATTATCTCAAGTTGTCGATGCTGTGAATGGAATCACTGTCAATAACGACCGTGCTTTCAGCTCAGGTCCATTTGATTTCAAAAAAGGCGAAATTAAATTGGACGGTCGTGAAGCGCTCGCTTTCGTCCGTATGCGCAAAAATGATCCTAACGGAGACTTGGGCCGTAATGAAAGACAACGTCAGGTCATCCAAGGAATCATTGATAAAGGAGCGCGTCTTGACGCTGTGAACAAAGTCGGTGACGTCATGGATGTGCTCGGTGACAATGTAAGCACAAACATGCAATTCGCGGATATGCGCAGACTCGCAACCAAATACAGCAGTGCTCGCAAAAATTCGACCACCTATCAGATGGAGGGAGAAAACTTCCGGGCTAACGGCATGTATTTGATCAACATGCCTGAAGAAGAAATTCAAAAAACGCATGACATGATTGTCAATTTCGGTTCTAAATAA
- the hutU gene encoding urocanate hydratase → MSTTRKVKAKTGVQLECKGWEQEAVLRMLCNNLDPEVAEIPEELVVYGGIGKAARNWEAFDAIVATLKRLEKDETMLVQSGKPVGVFKTHEKAPRVLLSNSVLVPKWANWQHFHELDQKGLMMYGQMTAGSWIYIGSQGILQGTYETFASLAEKHFGGSLKGTITLTAGLGGMGGAQPLAVTMNGGVVIAVEVDPDRISKRLQSGYCDVSTESMEEAVLWAKEAKANGEALSIALLGNAAEMHERLLQNVLDIDIVTDQTSAHDPLNGYVPVGYSLQEAESLRNKNPDEYVRLSSKSMAKHVELMLQFQRKGSIVFDYGNNIRQVALEEGVKDAFDFHGFVPAYIRPLFCEGKGPFRWAALSGDPKDIYRTDQLIRELFPENEKLLRWIDMAQEKVQFQGLPSRICWLGYGERKKMGMAINELVRKGELSAPVVIGRDHLDCGSVASPNRETESMLDGSDAVGDWAVLNALINTAAGGSWISFHHGGGVGMGYSLHAGMVVVADGTDLAEERLERVLTTDPGMGILRHADAGYDKAVEEADKHEIDIPMKRRGR, encoded by the coding sequence ATGTCGACAACTCGTAAGGTGAAAGCAAAAACTGGCGTACAGTTGGAATGTAAAGGATGGGAACAGGAGGCGGTCTTAAGGATGCTATGCAACAACCTTGATCCGGAAGTCGCAGAAATCCCTGAAGAACTCGTCGTCTACGGGGGCATCGGTAAAGCGGCACGGAACTGGGAAGCGTTTGATGCGATCGTTGCCACGTTGAAGCGTCTGGAAAAAGATGAAACAATGCTCGTCCAGTCCGGGAAGCCAGTGGGTGTTTTTAAAACGCATGAAAAAGCGCCGAGGGTTCTGCTTTCGAATTCCGTGCTGGTCCCGAAGTGGGCGAATTGGCAGCATTTTCATGAGCTCGATCAAAAAGGGCTGATGATGTACGGCCAAATGACCGCAGGGAGCTGGATCTACATTGGATCACAGGGCATTTTGCAAGGAACGTATGAAACCTTCGCATCCCTTGCTGAAAAACATTTCGGTGGCTCTTTGAAAGGAACGATTACATTGACGGCAGGCCTTGGCGGTATGGGAGGGGCCCAACCGCTCGCGGTTACGATGAACGGTGGAGTCGTCATCGCGGTCGAAGTGGATCCTGACCGGATTTCGAAGCGCCTTCAGTCCGGCTACTGCGATGTGAGCACAGAGTCTATGGAAGAGGCTGTTTTATGGGCAAAAGAAGCGAAGGCGAATGGAGAGGCTCTTTCGATTGCTCTGTTAGGAAACGCGGCAGAAATGCATGAACGACTTTTACAAAACGTGCTGGATATCGATATTGTTACAGACCAAACATCTGCCCATGACCCGCTGAATGGCTATGTACCTGTTGGGTATTCGCTGCAAGAAGCGGAATCCTTGAGGAATAAGAATCCGGATGAATACGTCCGCCTTTCATCAAAATCCATGGCTAAACATGTAGAACTCATGCTTCAGTTTCAAAGAAAAGGCAGTATTGTTTTCGATTACGGCAACAATATCCGCCAGGTCGCACTAGAGGAAGGCGTAAAGGACGCGTTCGATTTTCATGGCTTCGTGCCCGCCTACATCCGTCCTCTTTTTTGTGAAGGGAAAGGACCGTTTCGATGGGCGGCTTTGTCAGGCGATCCCAAAGATATTTATCGTACCGACCAGCTGATCAGAGAGCTTTTTCCTGAAAATGAGAAGCTCTTGAGATGGATTGATATGGCACAGGAAAAAGTCCAATTTCAAGGACTTCCATCAAGGATATGCTGGCTTGGATACGGTGAGCGGAAGAAGATGGGGATGGCAATCAATGAGCTTGTGAGAAAAGGAGAATTGAGTGCGCCCGTGGTGATCGGAAGGGATCATTTGGATTGTGGATCGGTCGCCTCACCAAACAGAGAAACGGAATCGATGCTGGATGGCAGTGATGCGGTTGGTGACTGGGCGGTGTTGAACGCACTCATTAATACAGCGGCCGGCGGATCATGGATTTCGTTCCACCATGGCGGTGGTGTCGGTATGGGATACTCACTTCATGCAGGAATGGTTGTTGTGGCTGATGGTACCGACCTTGCTGAAGAAAGGTTGGAACGTGTCCTGACGACTGATCCTGGTATGGGCATTCTTCGTCACGCCGATGCGGGTTACGATAAAGCGGTGGAAGAAGCAGATAAGCATGAGATTGATATTCCGATGAAGAGGAGGGGCCGGTGA
- the hutH gene encoding histidine ammonia-lyase gives MIELNGRDLSIEQMKEICLENAKIGLSKTSLIDVRASRETVEEIVTRGHSVYGINTGFGKLSDVRIAAEDVDSLQHHLVRSHACGVGEPFSEKVSRAMMVLRLNALMKGYSGVRDVLVQRLCDLVNLNVHPVIPSQGSLGASGDLAPLAHLALVLMGEGEVFYEGDRHPTEDILQRLSLKPLSLKAKEGLALINGTQAMTAVGVISYIEAERLALQCDWVASLTLQALEGIRDAFHPSIHEARGYPEQMAVAERMRHLINGSHLVTFQGEKRVQDAYSLRCIPQVHGATWQTLDYVREKLTIEMNAATDNPLLLEGGKVVVSGGNFHGQPIAFAMDFLKIAISELANISERRIERLVNPQLNDFPPFLSANPGLESGLMIVQYVAASLVSENKTLAHPASVDSIPSSANQEDHVSMGTTAARHAAMVIDNATKVVAIELICSLQALELRGIERASLLAQDLWKSARSVVPKVTQDRVFSKDIENAEKWLKESAFDWRKWRSVHEGGETYVDNS, from the coding sequence ATGATCGAACTGAATGGAAGAGACTTATCTATCGAGCAGATGAAGGAAATATGCTTAGAAAATGCCAAGATCGGCTTATCAAAAACGAGCCTCATCGATGTTAGGGCAAGCAGAGAAACCGTCGAAGAAATCGTGACGAGAGGACACTCGGTGTACGGCATCAATACTGGTTTTGGGAAATTAAGTGATGTCCGAATTGCTGCGGAAGATGTCGACAGCCTGCAGCACCATCTGGTCCGTTCGCATGCGTGCGGAGTGGGCGAACCTTTTTCTGAAAAAGTGAGCCGTGCCATGATGGTACTCCGGTTAAATGCCCTCATGAAAGGCTATTCGGGCGTCCGGGATGTCCTTGTCCAGCGGTTATGCGATCTCGTTAACCTTAACGTCCATCCGGTCATTCCTTCGCAAGGATCACTCGGGGCTTCCGGGGACTTAGCTCCGCTTGCCCATTTGGCGCTCGTCCTGATGGGAGAAGGAGAAGTTTTTTACGAAGGTGATCGGCATCCAACAGAAGATATATTGCAGAGGCTGTCATTGAAGCCTTTATCGTTGAAGGCAAAAGAAGGGCTTGCGCTCATTAACGGAACGCAGGCGATGACGGCAGTTGGAGTCATTAGTTACATCGAAGCGGAGCGGCTGGCTTTGCAGTGTGACTGGGTGGCAAGCCTTACGTTGCAGGCGCTGGAAGGCATCCGTGATGCTTTTCATCCAAGCATCCATGAAGCGCGCGGTTACCCGGAACAAATGGCGGTGGCTGAGCGGATGCGTCACCTAATTAACGGTAGCCACCTCGTCACTTTTCAAGGGGAAAAAAGGGTACAGGACGCTTATTCCTTACGCTGTATTCCACAAGTGCACGGCGCCACGTGGCAGACGCTTGATTACGTAAGGGAAAAATTGACGATTGAGATGAATGCGGCAACAGACAATCCGCTGCTTTTAGAAGGTGGAAAAGTAGTCGTATCCGGTGGGAACTTCCACGGCCAGCCGATTGCGTTTGCCATGGACTTTTTAAAAATCGCGATCAGTGAACTAGCCAACATTTCGGAACGCAGGATTGAACGACTCGTCAATCCGCAGTTGAATGATTTTCCACCGTTTCTCAGTGCCAATCCGGGCTTGGAGTCAGGATTGATGATTGTTCAGTATGTCGCTGCATCGTTAGTTTCTGAAAATAAAACACTCGCCCATCCCGCTAGTGTCGATTCGATTCCATCGTCTGCGAATCAGGAAGATCATGTGAGCATGGGTACAACAGCAGCCCGGCACGCGGCCATGGTCATCGACAACGCGACAAAAGTGGTAGCGATTGAATTGATTTGCAGTCTTCAGGCGCTGGAACTCAGGGGGATCGAGCGGGCATCGCTACTTGCCCAGGATCTTTGGAAATCTGCAAGGAGTGTCGTGCCGAAAGTGACGCAGGACCGGGTGTTTTCTAAGGATATTGAAAACGCAGAGAAATGGTTGAAGGAGAGTGCTTTTGATTGGAGAAAATGGCGATCCGTTCATGAAGGAGGAGAAACATATGTCGACAACTCGTAA
- a CDS encoding sugar phosphate isomerase/epimerase family protein has protein sequence MKLGVFAVLFSDKSFEEMLDHAKEAGLKAVEIGTGGYPGNAHCNVDELLESEEKRNEYLKKVHDRGLTISAFSCHGNPVSPDKAFAEESHEAFVKSVRLASLMDVPVVNTFSGTPGGHENDTAPNWPVTPWPPEYSDVLEWQWNEKLIPYWKEQGKFAEEHNVKVGLELHAGFLVHTPYTMLKLREATSDAIGANLDPSHLWWQGIDPVAAIKILGKENAIHHFHAKDTYIDQDNVNMYGLTDMQNYGNVQTRAWSFRSVGYGHGIEEWSNIISALRTYGYDHVVSIEHEDPIMSINEGFNQAVKNLKSVLIEEPATEMWWA, from the coding sequence ATGAAATTAGGCGTTTTTGCTGTATTATTTTCCGATAAATCATTTGAAGAAATGTTGGACCACGCGAAAGAAGCAGGCTTGAAAGCGGTCGAAATCGGGACAGGCGGCTACCCTGGTAATGCTCACTGTAACGTAGATGAGCTCCTTGAAAGTGAAGAGAAACGAAATGAGTACTTAAAGAAGGTCCATGACCGCGGGCTTACAATCAGTGCCTTCAGCTGTCACGGCAACCCGGTTTCACCGGATAAAGCCTTCGCAGAAGAGTCCCATGAAGCGTTTGTAAAATCAGTAAGACTGGCAAGCTTGATGGATGTCCCTGTTGTAAACACCTTCTCAGGTACACCGGGCGGACACGAAAACGATACAGCTCCGAACTGGCCGGTCACTCCATGGCCTCCGGAGTATTCAGATGTGTTAGAATGGCAGTGGAATGAAAAACTGATCCCTTACTGGAAAGAACAAGGGAAGTTTGCTGAAGAACATAACGTAAAAGTCGGTCTTGAACTGCATGCGGGATTCCTTGTCCATACGCCTTACACGATGTTGAAGCTTCGTGAAGCAACCAGTGACGCCATCGGGGCAAACCTTGATCCAAGTCACTTGTGGTGGCAGGGCATCGATCCAGTAGCAGCTATCAAGATTTTGGGTAAAGAAAATGCCATCCACCACTTCCATGCGAAAGACACGTACATCGATCAGGATAACGTCAACATGTACGGTTTGACAGACATGCAGAATTACGGAAACGTGCAGACACGCGCCTGGAGTTTCCGCTCCGTTGGTTACGGACACGGAATTGAAGAATGGTCTAACATCATCAGTGCTCTTCGTACGTACGGCTACGATCATGTCGTAAGTATCGAGCACGAAGATCCGATCATGTCAATCAACGAAGGATTCAATCAAGCCGTGAAAAATTTGAAATCCGTGCTGATTGAAGAACCGGCAACGGAGATGTGGTGGGCGTAA
- a CDS encoding ROK family transcriptional regulator, producing the protein MSTHYTRGSFQLMKSMNRSIILNMIREHGPISRADIAKQSRLTPPTVSNIVKELIQTQFVIETTQGQSKGGRKPTLLEINADHFYIIGVDVGTFHMNFVVTNLYGELKDVAKKEIPSYPSKEDILETMKSGIREFFTSGKCDPKKFLGIGIGMHGIVDPIEGVSRFAPSFQLYDIPIKAELENEFDMIVKVENDAKAMTLGEYWFGNGNDADNMVGVNVGNGIGAGMMIKGQLFHGENNIAGEIGHITIDLSGPKCTCGNYGCLQTLAAGPAIAERARKELKTGKPSMIRDLVDHDFEKVDGKLVYEAACDGDEFSIELLNQTGRFLGIGLTNLIHTLNPKRIIIGGGVSKAGDFLMDGIKETIHSRGLTSKAKETHIVLSKLEEHASAIGACVLILEEFFSR; encoded by the coding sequence ATGAGCACGCACTATACTAGAGGCAGTTTTCAGTTGATGAAATCGATGAACCGCTCGATTATATTGAATATGATTCGCGAGCATGGGCCGATCTCCCGGGCGGATATCGCGAAGCAATCGAGATTGACTCCCCCCACAGTCAGTAATATCGTCAAAGAACTTATCCAAACCCAATTTGTTATTGAAACGACCCAGGGGCAGTCCAAAGGTGGGCGTAAACCAACACTACTTGAAATTAACGCTGATCATTTTTACATTATCGGAGTCGATGTTGGGACCTTCCATATGAACTTCGTCGTGACGAACTTATATGGAGAACTGAAGGATGTTGCGAAAAAAGAGATCCCTTCTTACCCCTCAAAAGAAGACATTCTTGAAACGATGAAAAGCGGCATTCGCGAATTTTTCACATCAGGGAAATGTGATCCGAAGAAGTTCCTGGGTATTGGCATCGGGATGCACGGAATTGTTGATCCGATTGAAGGAGTCTCTCGTTTCGCTCCATCCTTTCAGCTCTACGATATCCCAATAAAAGCGGAGCTGGAAAATGAGTTTGATATGATCGTCAAAGTAGAGAATGATGCAAAGGCCATGACGCTTGGTGAATATTGGTTCGGCAACGGAAACGATGCGGATAACATGGTCGGGGTCAACGTCGGGAACGGGATCGGCGCTGGGATGATGATCAAAGGACAACTTTTCCATGGAGAAAACAATATCGCAGGAGAGATCGGTCACATCACCATTGACCTTTCCGGACCAAAATGTACGTGTGGCAATTACGGGTGTCTGCAGACGCTTGCTGCAGGTCCAGCTATTGCAGAGAGGGCCCGCAAGGAATTGAAAACAGGGAAGCCATCAATGATCCGGGACCTTGTGGATCACGATTTTGAAAAAGTGGACGGAAAGCTTGTATATGAGGCTGCCTGCGATGGGGACGAGTTCAGCATTGAACTGTTGAATCAGACAGGAAGGTTTCTCGGCATCGGCTTGACCAACTTAATCCATACATTGAACCCTAAACGGATTATTATCGGCGGAGGCGTTTCGAAGGCCGGAGATTTTCTGATGGATGGAATTAAAGAAACCATCCACTCCCGGGGGCTGACAAGTAAAGCGAAGGAAACGCATATCGTCCTATCCAAATTAGAAGAGCACGCATCAGCCATCGGGGCTTGCGTATTGATATTAGAAGAATTTTTCTCGAGATAA
- the hutG gene encoding formimidoylglutamase: protein MSFQYLNPGRDARFKDRHTTKVDETVSYYELGKTGDIGLIGLPLSKTSISLSGASEAPGSIRKALGAYSTYSGERDKSYEDVKLLDFGDVPVHPTDNEETRKRLRTSVREMIDTEACSKYIMLGGDHGVSFPGISAFQEKYGRIGIIQWDAHHDLRNVEDGGRTNGTPFRSLIEEGVIRGEDLVQIGIRDFSNAQAYADYAREQNIHTYTMADVEEKGIHNLTDQVIQILENKCSCIYLSVDMDVVDQAYAPGCPAIGPGGLTARELLNSVSIASRHPLVKGMDIVEVDPTKDFRDMTSRLAAHVMMRYMYV, encoded by the coding sequence GTGTCTTTTCAGTACCTCAACCCGGGCAGGGATGCTAGATTCAAAGATCGTCATACGACGAAAGTTGATGAAACGGTTTCTTATTATGAGCTTGGGAAAACTGGAGATATAGGGCTCATCGGCCTGCCTTTATCTAAAACTTCTATCTCATTGTCAGGCGCATCGGAAGCACCTGGGTCGATTAGAAAGGCGCTGGGGGCTTACAGTACGTATTCAGGGGAGAGAGATAAAAGTTATGAAGATGTGAAGTTGTTAGACTTTGGTGACGTCCCGGTGCATCCGACGGATAACGAGGAAACACGCAAGAGGCTGAGGACAAGTGTCAGAGAAATGATTGACACAGAAGCTTGTTCCAAATACATCATGCTTGGCGGGGACCATGGAGTGAGTTTCCCTGGTATTTCAGCCTTTCAAGAGAAATACGGGAGAATCGGAATCATCCAATGGGATGCTCACCATGACCTGCGAAATGTCGAGGATGGCGGACGGACAAACGGCACCCCCTTTCGTAGTTTAATTGAAGAAGGAGTCATCCGCGGCGAAGATCTCGTCCAAATTGGCATCCGCGACTTCTCCAACGCCCAAGCCTACGCCGACTATGCCAGAGAACAAAACATCCACACCTACACCATGGCCGACGTGGAAGAGAAAGGCATCCATAATCTAACAGACCAGGTCATACAGATATTGGAAAATAAATGCAGCTGCATTTATTTGTCTGTTGATATGGATGTGGTCGATCAGGCGTATGCACCTGGTTGTCCGGCTATTGGGCCGGGTGGATTGACGGCGAGAGAGCTGCTAAACAGTGTATCTATTGCTTCTCGTCATCCTTTGGTCAAAGGGATGGACATCGTGGAAGTCGACCCTACCAAAGACTTCAGAGATATGACGAGCAGGCTTGCTGCTCACGTAATGATGAGGTATATGTATGTGTGA
- a CDS encoding ABC transporter substrate-binding protein, whose protein sequence is MKNWLKSFLLVGLVAGGLAACSGETGGESSSESGEGGEPSGEITVWGWNVAAESMELAVDGFKEQYPDVEVNVEDIGRLDVYEKLTVGLASGGNGLPDVVMVESDRLANYHDQFPDAIANLSELGYDEHADKFGEYKKSVTQNEDGEFFAAPWDVGPAGVFYRTDIFEEAGVNPDDIKTWDDYIEAGKTIQEATGTKMVPIDVAADDALYRMMMNQQGAFYFDEEGNIDVASEESQKAFDVIQRLHDEDLVLNNNGWDGVVSATVNGEVATVPFGVWYSGTIMDQAPDQSGNWDVFYLPAFEEGGNRAANLGGSDLVIPSSTDNESTAYAFVEYFTTEVEPQMTALKEKGIFPSLETTYEEDYFSQESEFFNNQPVFQLFADEVSDIPVANYTADYARAFDTMSDTQASILLDGTPIEEALQNAADKLESETGRSAN, encoded by the coding sequence ATGAAAAATTGGTTGAAGAGTTTTCTTTTGGTAGGCCTTGTAGCAGGTGGATTGGCTGCTTGTTCCGGTGAAACAGGTGGAGAATCCTCTAGTGAGAGTGGAGAAGGTGGAGAACCGTCCGGCGAAATTACCGTTTGGGGCTGGAACGTAGCTGCCGAATCAATGGAGCTTGCGGTGGACGGGTTCAAGGAACAATACCCAGATGTTGAAGTGAATGTGGAAGATATCGGACGTTTGGATGTTTATGAAAAATTAACCGTAGGACTAGCTTCCGGCGGAAATGGACTTCCAGATGTAGTGATGGTCGAGTCCGATCGCCTAGCCAACTATCATGATCAATTCCCGGATGCGATCGCTAACCTTTCTGAACTCGGTTATGATGAGCACGCAGATAAATTTGGCGAATATAAAAAGTCAGTTACACAAAATGAAGACGGAGAATTTTTTGCAGCTCCTTGGGATGTAGGACCTGCAGGTGTCTTCTATCGTACAGATATTTTTGAAGAAGCGGGCGTAAACCCAGATGATATCAAAACGTGGGATGACTACATTGAAGCAGGTAAAACCATTCAAGAAGCAACAGGAACAAAAATGGTTCCAATTGATGTTGCAGCGGACGATGCGCTTTACCGTATGATGATGAACCAACAAGGTGCGTTTTACTTCGATGAGGAAGGGAACATTGATGTCGCTTCCGAAGAGTCACAAAAAGCTTTTGACGTGATCCAGCGTCTGCATGATGAAGATCTTGTTCTCAACAACAACGGTTGGGATGGCGTCGTTTCTGCAACAGTTAACGGCGAAGTGGCGACCGTTCCATTCGGCGTATGGTATTCCGGTACGATCATGGACCAGGCTCCTGATCAAAGCGGCAACTGGGATGTTTTCTACTTGCCAGCATTTGAGGAAGGCGGCAACCGCGCAGCCAACCTTGGAGGGTCTGATCTAGTAATCCCGTCTTCTACGGACAATGAGAGCACAGCATATGCATTCGTCGAGTACTTCACAACAGAAGTAGAGCCACAGATGACGGCACTTAAAGAAAAAGGAATCTTCCCATCTTTGGAGACAACGTATGAAGAAGATTACTTCAGCCAAGAATCCGAATTCTTTAACAACCAACCTGTTTTCCAACTGTTTGCGGATGAAGTATCTGATATTCCTGTAGCGAATTACACAGCTGATTATGCACGTGCGTTCGATACGATGTCTGATACCCAAGCATCCATTCTGCTTGATGGCACGCCGATTGAAGAAGCGCTTCAAAACGCAGCTGACAAGCTTGAAAGTGAAACAGGGCGCAGCGCCAATTAA
- a CDS encoding Gfo/Idh/MocA family protein encodes MTRLKMGIIGVGGIAQGRHIPSFLDLKDKVELTAVRDVNVERAEEVAEAHEIPYVFKEYKDLFSKVDAVTICTPNKFHAEISIAALEAGVHVLCEKPMAITTEECEAMMEAAEKNDRLLSIAYHYRYTPEAQLAKKATLNNEIGDPLVTRVQAMRRRKVPGWGVFTNKDLQGGGSLIDFGCHLLDLALWLLDDPKPVEVMGRTYDRLSKTPGQVNDWGAFDHESFNVDDHVTSYITFENGESMQFECSWAANIKEDHTSLSISGVDGGLSVYPFELYQAKYGALLDSTAKIREGEPTPGLAQAENFIDSCLGNDELVVKPEQALKVTKLMEAIYQSSETGTSVKL; translated from the coding sequence ATGACACGTTTAAAAATGGGAATCATCGGAGTAGGGGGAATTGCCCAAGGACGGCATATTCCCTCTTTCCTTGATTTAAAAGACAAAGTGGAGCTGACGGCTGTCCGGGATGTGAATGTAGAACGAGCGGAAGAAGTAGCCGAAGCCCACGAGATTCCCTACGTTTTCAAAGAATATAAGGATCTATTTTCAAAAGTCGATGCGGTCACGATTTGTACGCCGAACAAGTTTCATGCGGAGATTTCCATTGCCGCCCTTGAAGCTGGCGTACACGTGTTATGTGAAAAGCCGATGGCGATTACGACAGAGGAATGCGAAGCGATGATGGAAGCGGCAGAAAAGAATGACCGTCTTTTATCGATTGCCTATCATTACCGGTACACACCGGAAGCGCAGCTGGCTAAAAAAGCAACCCTCAATAATGAAATTGGAGATCCTCTCGTAACGAGAGTCCAGGCGATGCGACGCCGGAAAGTCCCAGGTTGGGGCGTGTTCACGAACAAAGATTTGCAAGGTGGCGGCAGTCTGATCGATTTCGGCTGTCATTTGCTCGACCTTGCGCTTTGGCTTCTCGATGATCCCAAACCTGTCGAGGTGATGGGACGTACGTATGACCGTCTAAGCAAGACTCCAGGACAGGTGAACGACTGGGGAGCATTCGATCATGAATCGTTCAACGTTGATGATCATGTGACCAGTTACATTACCTTTGAAAATGGAGAGTCCATGCAGTTTGAATGCTCCTGGGCGGCCAACATTAAGGAAGACCACACATCGCTTTCGATTTCTGGTGTCGACGGTGGACTCAGTGTCTATCCCTTTGAACTCTACCAAGCTAAATACGGCGCTTTACTCGATAGTACGGCGAAAATCCGGGAAGGTGAGCCGACCCCTGGTCTTGCTCAGGCGGAAAATTTTATCGACAGCTGTTTAGGAAATGACGAATTAGTCGTGAAACCAGAACAAGCGTTGAAGGTAACGAAATTGATGGAAGCGATCTATCAAAGCAGTGAAACAGGTACAAGTGTGAAACTATAA